GCTATGGCAACCAGTGACGTCAACCAACCCCGATACAAGCCAACAAGCAAGTTCAGTCGCTGGATCTGATTCAGGGAACCAGCAAAGTTCTGCATCCAGTGTTTCAACATCTACCAGCCAGAAAACCAGTGCATCTGGAAGTGAAACTGTTAAAATATCAACTTCCGAAGCTAAAACCATTGCACAAAAATACATTCTGCAAGACGGGGCTACTGCCGGAACCCCTAAACT
This DNA window, taken from Methanobacterium subterraneum, encodes the following:
- a CDS encoding PepSY domain-containing protein, whose protein sequence is MIDSKILVSVVIVLLIGVAAAGYQISNQTPGLWQPVTSTNPDTSQQASSVAGSDSGNQQSSASSVSTSTSQKTSASGSETVKISTSEAKTIAQKYILQDGATAGTPKLITSDGKKIYLVPVLMNGNQVGEIYIDPETGANLGGAGGAP